A genomic window from Bos javanicus breed banteng chromosome 13, ARS-OSU_banteng_1.0, whole genome shotgun sequence includes:
- the LOC133258971 gene encoding LOW QUALITY PROTEIN: eukaryotic initiation factor 4A-II-like (The sequence of the model RefSeq protein was modified relative to this genomic sequence to represent the inferred CDS: inserted 2 bases in 1 codon) has translation MSGGSADYNREHGGPEGMDPDGVIESNWNEIVDNFDDMNLKESLLRGIYAYGFEKPSAIQQRAIIPCIKXIQKVILALGDYMGATCHACIGGTNVRSEMQKLQAEAPHIVVGTPGRVFDMLNRRYLSPKWIIMFVLDEADEMLSRGFKDQIYEIFQKLNTSIQVVLLSATMPTDVLEVTKKFMRDPIRILVKKEELTLEGIKQFYINVEREEWKLDTLCDLYETLTITQAVIFLNTRRKVDWLTEKMHARDFTVSALHGDMDQKERGVIMREFRSGSSRVLITTDLLARGIDVQQVSLVINYDLPTNRENYIHRIGRGGQFGRKGVAINFVTEEDKRILRDIETFYNTTVEEMPMNVADLI, from the exons ATGTCTGGTGGCTCCGCGGATTATAACAGAGAACATGGAGGCCCAGAGGGAATGGACCCCGATGGTGTCATCGAGAGCAACTGGAATGAGATTGTTGATAACTTTGATGATATGAACTTAAAGGAGTCTCTTCTTCGGGGCATCTATGCTTATGGTTTTGAGAAGCCATCAGCTATTCAGCAGAGAGCTATTATTCCATGTATTAA GATCCAAAAGGTAATTCTGGCACTTGGAGATTATATGGGAGCAACTTGTCATGCCTGCATTGGTGGAACAAATGTTCGAAGTGAAATGCAAAAACTGCAGGCTGAAGCACCACATATTGTTGTTGGAACACCAGGGAGAGTGTTTGATATGTTAAACAGAAGATATCTCTCTCCAAAATGGATCATAATGTTCGTTTTGGATGAAGCAGATGAAATGCTGAGCCGAGGGTTTAAGGATCaaatctatgagattttccaaaaattaaatacTAGTATTCAGGTggtgttgctttctgccacaatGCCAACAGATGTGTTGGAAGTGACCAAAAAATTCATGAGAGATCCAATTCGAATTTTGGTGAAAAAGGAAGAATTGACCCTTGAAGGAATCAAACAGTTTTATATTAATGTTGAAAGAGAGGAATGGAAGTTGGATACACTTTGTGACTTGTACGAGACACTGACAATTACACAGGCTGTTATTTTTCTCAATACAAGGCGCAAGGTCGACTGGCTCACAGAGAAAATGCATGCCAGGGACTTCACAGTTTCTGCCCTGCATGGTGACAtggaccagaaagaaagaggTGTTATCATGAGGGAATTTCGATCAGGGTCAAGCCGTGTTCTGATCACTACTGACCTGTTGGCTCGTGGAATTGATGTGCAACAAGTGTCATTGGTTATAAACTATGATCTACCTACCAATCGTGAAAATTATATTCACAGAATTGGCAGAGGGGGTCAATTTGGGAGGAAAGGTGTGGCTATAAACTTTGTTACTGAAGAAGACAAGAGGATTCTTCGTGACATTGAGACTTTCTACAATACTACAGTGGAGGAAATGCCAATGAATGTGGCCGATCTTATTTAA